A region of Vitis riparia cultivar Riparia Gloire de Montpellier isolate 1030 chromosome 1, EGFV_Vit.rip_1.0, whole genome shotgun sequence DNA encodes the following proteins:
- the LOC117914415 gene encoding secreted RxLR effector protein 161-like: MKDCSPSIAPIVKGDRFNLDQCPKNDLEREQMKNILYASAVGSLMYVQVCTRPDIAFTVGIRTDNLEVIGYSDLDYAGCIDSRKSTSGYVFMLAGGAVSWRSAKQTLIATSTMETDCVSCFEASSHAAAFMAKNNKSSSRNKHIDIKYLALKERVKEKTVVIEHVSIELMIVDPLTKGMPPLKFKDHVDRLGLGSFV, from the exons ATGAAAGATTGTTCACCAAGTATAGCTCCCATTGTGAAGGGCGATAGGTTCAATTTGGACCAGTGCCCAAAGAATGATCTTGAGcgggaacaaatgaagaacattctTTATGCTTCTGCTGTTGGAAGCTTGATGTATGTTCAGGTCTGCACAAGACCTGACATTGCATTTACTGTTGGGAT ACGGACTGATAATTTGGAAGTGATTGGCTACTCTGATTTGGACTACGCTGGCTGCATTGATTCGCGAAAATCAACTTCAGGATATGTCTTTATGCTAGCCGGTGGAGCTGTTTCTTGGAGAAGTGCAAAGCAAACTTTGATTGCAACTTCCACTATGGAGACTGATTGCGTGTCTTGTTTTGAGGCTTCCTCGCATG CTGCAGCTTTTATGGCTAAGAACAATAAAAGTAGCAGTCGAAACAAGCACATCGACATCAAGTATTTAGCCCTAAAAGAACGTGTTAAAGAGAAAACAGTGGTTATTGAACACGTTAGCATTGAATTGATGATTGTTGATCCTTTGACTAAAGGCATGCCACCGTTGAAATTTAAGGATCATGTAGATAGATTGGGACTTGGTTCCTTTGTGTGA